From a region of the Actinomycetota bacterium genome:
- the mraZ gene encoding transcriptional regulator MraZ — protein sequence MLLGTHALRLDDKGRLFLPPRSRDELAGGVVMAKGQDRCVVLWPDAVFRDKAARASEVSRGNATVRSYLRVLFSSAYDQVPDRTGRITVPSTLRDYAGLGRDVVLAGNNDSFEIWDTNAWEAYLAAQEATYAEQSEEVMPGLF from the coding sequence ATGCTGCTGGGCACCCACGCTCTGCGGCTCGACGACAAGGGCCGGCTCTTCCTGCCACCCCGGTCACGCGACGAGCTGGCCGGCGGCGTCGTGATGGCCAAGGGTCAGGACCGGTGTGTCGTGCTCTGGCCGGACGCGGTCTTCCGTGACAAGGCCGCCCGCGCCAGCGAGGTGTCGCGAGGCAACGCCACCGTCCGGTCGTACCTGCGCGTGTTGTTCTCCAGCGCCTACGACCAGGTTCCCGACCGCACCGGCCGCATCACGGTGCCGTCGACGCTGCGGGACTACGCCGGCCTCGGCCGCGACGTCGTCCTGGCCGGCAACAACGACAGCTTCGAGATCTGGGACACCAACGCCTGGGAGGCCTACCTGGCCGCGCAGGAAGCGACGTACGCCGAACAGTCCGAGGAGGTCATGCCCGGGTTGTTCTGA
- a CDS encoding DUF58 domain-containing protein, producing the protein MRAALRALTARGRVLLAAGVGLLGSAMLIGERDLLRVAVLVLALPIGCAVVVSRSRQRLACTRGLDQPRVAMGSTATVRLTIDNASRLPARLVLCQDAVPAALGPGERFVLDQVPAYGSAALDYRLRPQQRGRFAVGPLSVRLVDPFGLTRVSRSFTATDTLLVTPPVHRLPDLPLAGHLSGQGDSRAGTMSSAGHDDVIPRPYHVGDELRRVHWRSTARAGALMVRREERPWRSRAAILLDTRSSAHRGTGAQSTFEWACSAVASVGVHLIRRGWAVVVIDGDGGVLVTADRPGTEAEAGLLDALAVLQPTPSRAWRPSAAATRGAGLIVAVLGELDAVEAEQLSRLRAGSVVGLAVALRTDPADVRHAPNGADDRGAAGTASRLRRAGWQAVPASATEPVPDIWRRLVHPSIAGPSVTGPSIAGTAGPSGAGVLRQPPARSAGAPA; encoded by the coding sequence GTGCGAGCGGCCCTGCGGGCGTTGACCGCGCGCGGCCGGGTGCTGCTGGCCGCCGGCGTCGGCCTGCTCGGCAGCGCGATGCTCATCGGCGAACGCGACCTGCTGCGCGTCGCGGTCCTCGTGCTGGCGCTGCCGATCGGCTGCGCAGTGGTCGTCAGCCGGTCACGACAGCGGCTGGCCTGTACCCGTGGCCTGGACCAGCCCCGGGTGGCGATGGGAAGCACCGCGACGGTACGGCTCACCATCGACAACGCCTCCCGGCTGCCGGCGCGGCTCGTGCTGTGCCAGGACGCCGTGCCCGCCGCGCTCGGCCCGGGCGAACGCTTCGTCCTGGACCAGGTGCCGGCGTACGGATCGGCTGCGCTGGACTACCGGCTGCGGCCGCAGCAACGCGGCCGCTTCGCCGTCGGCCCGCTGTCGGTCCGCCTGGTGGACCCGTTCGGGCTGACTCGGGTATCCCGCTCGTTCACCGCGACCGACACGTTGCTGGTGACGCCCCCGGTCCACCGGCTGCCGGACCTGCCGCTGGCCGGTCACCTGAGCGGGCAGGGCGACAGCCGCGCCGGCACCATGTCCAGCGCCGGTCACGACGACGTCATCCCCCGGCCGTACCACGTGGGCGACGAACTGCGGCGAGTCCACTGGCGGTCGACAGCCCGGGCGGGTGCGCTGATGGTGCGCCGGGAGGAACGGCCCTGGCGTAGCCGGGCGGCGATCCTGCTCGACACCCGATCGAGCGCGCACCGCGGCACCGGAGCGCAGTCCACCTTCGAATGGGCCTGTTCGGCGGTCGCCAGCGTCGGAGTCCACCTGATCCGGCGGGGCTGGGCCGTCGTGGTGATCGACGGCGACGGCGGGGTCCTGGTGACGGCCGACCGGCCAGGCACGGAAGCCGAGGCAGGACTCCTCGACGCGCTGGCGGTCCTGCAGCCCACACCGTCACGGGCGTGGCGGCCGTCGGCTGCAGCGACCCGGGGCGCGGGCCTGATCGTGGCGGTCCTGGGCGAACTCGACGCCGTCGAGGCTGAGCAGCTGAGCCGGTTGCGGGCCGGCAGCGTGGTCGGGCTGGCCGTCGCCCTGCGCACCGATCCGGCCGACGTCCGACACGCGCCGAACGGCGCTGACGATCGGGGCGCGGCGGGTACGGCGAGCCGGCTGCGGCGGGCCGGCTGGCAGGCGGTCCCGGCGTCGGCCACCGAGCCGGTACCGGACATCTGGCGCCGGCTGGTCCACCCATCGATAGCGGGCCCATCGGTTACGGGCCCATCGATCGCGGGCACGGCAGGCCCGTCGGGTGCCGGAGTACTGCGGCAGCCGCCGGCCCGTAGCGCCGGGGCGCCGGCGTGA
- a CDS encoding MoxR family ATPase: MVGSARRRTSVREGAGLPGARGWQEGSAVTTYPPAVRSVGDGGADSDLGDLGDLLEVAARIRASVETVISGKADVIRIALTAMLAEGHLLIEDVPGVGKTTLAKALARTLDCSVGRIQFTPDLLPGDLTGVSVFNQETRDFEFKPGAVFANLVLGDEINRASPKTQSALLECMEERQVTVDGATYLLAVPFMVMATQNPVEMEGTYPLPEAQRDRFLARISMGYPDESSELAMLASHDGGSRLDEVRPVADGTTIAALVKIVRDIYVAPAIRQYVVDLAVGTRSSGDLRLGASPRATLHLVRAAKAAAALDGRDHVLPDDVQRLAVPVLAHRLLLTAEAQVAGLRPQDVIVDLLHRVPVGGPGRR, translated from the coding sequence ATGGTGGGATCTGCACGCCGGAGGACGAGCGTCCGTGAGGGGGCCGGGCTTCCTGGCGCACGTGGCTGGCAGGAAGGAAGCGCGGTGACGACCTATCCCCCCGCCGTTCGATCCGTCGGAGACGGTGGGGCGGACAGCGACCTCGGCGACCTCGGCGACCTGCTGGAGGTTGCCGCGCGCATCAGAGCCAGCGTCGAGACGGTCATCTCCGGCAAGGCCGACGTCATACGGATTGCGCTGACCGCGATGCTGGCCGAGGGTCACCTGCTCATCGAGGACGTGCCCGGCGTGGGCAAGACGACTCTGGCCAAGGCCCTGGCGCGCACGCTGGACTGCTCGGTGGGCCGCATCCAGTTCACGCCGGACCTGTTGCCCGGTGACCTCACCGGCGTCAGCGTCTTCAATCAGGAAACCCGGGACTTCGAGTTCAAGCCGGGCGCCGTGTTCGCCAACCTGGTCCTCGGCGACGAGATCAATCGAGCCTCGCCGAAGACGCAGTCAGCCCTGCTGGAGTGCATGGAGGAGCGGCAGGTCACCGTCGACGGCGCGACGTACCTGCTCGCGGTTCCGTTCATGGTCATGGCCACACAGAACCCCGTGGAGATGGAAGGGACCTACCCGCTGCCGGAAGCCCAGCGGGACCGCTTCCTGGCGCGGATCTCGATGGGCTACCCCGACGAGTCCAGTGAGCTGGCCATGCTGGCCAGCCACGACGGTGGCTCGCGGCTGGACGAGGTCCGTCCCGTCGCCGACGGCACCACCATCGCGGCCCTGGTCAAGATCGTCCGGGACATCTACGTCGCGCCGGCCATCCGGCAGTACGTCGTCGACCTCGCCGTCGGCACCAGATCGTCCGGCGACCTGCGGCTGGGGGCCTCGCCCCGCGCGACGCTCCACCTGGTACGAGCGGCCAAGGCCGCAGCCGCGCTCGACGGCCGCGACCACGTGCTGCCCGACGACGTGCAACGGCTCGCCGTCCCGGTGCTCGCCCACCGACTGCTGCTGACGGCCGAAGCGCAGGTCGCCGGGCTCCGCCCGCAGGACGTCATCGTCGACCTGCTGCACCGGGTGCCGGTCGGCGGCCCGGGTCGGCGTTAG